A region of the Plasmodium vinckei vinckei genome assembly, chromosome: PVVCY_11 genome:
TGAGCTATTACaattaaaatgaatatgaatataaattagttTTTGGGTAATAgttagtatatataaaatgtatattattcttttcattcttattatctatttaatatataattaattataaaagatattttaaacaataaagaaaataaatataatttaatatattaatttatgatTTTAAAATTCTATAAATACTTTGGTtagaataattaattaatttgagAAGGAATATAGAATGggctattattttaaatacacATTTGTACCTATAACTtaagcatatattatatattgtatattttgtatattttataataaaattatatttagctttagatataaaaatttatattttaaaggaaaattatagaatgattaataaaatttatgttaTCTTGCCTGACAATGCTGATTCTAATATTACCATATTAAGgcttaaatatatgttataatttttcattagattttgtatgtatacaattttaatcGTATCACCcgttaaataatttatataatggaTTTATACCCATATGGTGTATCAagtaaaaacaatatatttgttcatatttaataatgtattaatctaatattattgttgTTTCAGTTATAGCATTGTATACAACAATGAGATAATTAATGCACTCAAGAGGAGTACTATAAACCAATTAGTAATTCCCCTTGTTTCATTGTTTTAAAGTATAACATTTTAgagcatatatattgttttataatagcaatatatttaaattatatatttagagtttgtatatatataataacctaataaaaatgttattagttcaaataaaatttgttattatCCGCCTTTTcgataaaattaatgtttaattataagaaatttccaaaataaaacaatatctCAATATTACTTTtggtataatattttattagattatatataggcatataacaataatgCTATTTTATctatcatattatttataattattataacaaaatgttacatgaaattttattaatatgcttatatttatttttgaactatcttaaaatataatttatttatacttcaaaattataaaacttaaaatattgtatatatagttcagcttttattgtattattaaaaatgttagaTGCATAAAACATCTTTTATAGATGTCGTTGTATTGTCGAATCTCGATCgatattttatgattatCTATTGTATATTGGTAATAcgtttaattaattttaaaaacgcatatattaatatggatatatattgtaatgTAGAGgaatattcaaaatgagttttattattacagtTTATTtggtataatataatttaaatcaaaataatagtgatacaaataaagaaaCATGTTATGTTATTCATGATTCAATATAGTCCCCGATTAACAAgtcttatataataaataataaggattcttatatatagttaGCCAGAAATTAGCAATGcgatataaaatataaaattataatatttccacatttaatatatatgaacaaattatatgaaaatattataacacgcggaaaatataatattcgGCCCCTTTCATGTTAATGGCTACGCCCTTTTTTGGGTACGTATTTAGACATAATATCGAGATTACCCATAAAGGgtggaaaatatatttaatcaaattataaaaaattaaatgaaaatataaccTTAGCTCAAACCATAGATTTCTTAGAACAAAACTATAACCCATAGTCCAAAACCCTAACCCAAATATGGGTTTCCCCAAACACAACTCTAAATCTGAATCCATATCTCCAATATAGCTTAtagttttattaataagtGTGCTCAAATAaagtttatttaaaatattataattattaactaaaaatgtgtatatttaaaatccattaatatataatatatatacatggaAGAGGTAAATGTGTTTTGACAAACGCTAAACAAAGataaattcattatattttaattaaaaaaatatattactaaaacaagaaattaaataaaatttcgttattttataaaatgtaaatgttatgccataaaatattaaatatattatttttaatcatttaaacaagtataataaaacataataataaagaattgctattttaatattcttGTGTTTTTGGATTATTAGATATCCAACTTAGacaattttttcatcttcTTAAATATGTCATATGCAGTCAgtgaaattaaaataattattggAACTAATAACCCTCCTGTTATTATAAACGCCAATGAAAATCCAAACAACAACATTATCTTcacaaaaattttttttcttattttttttatctctGAATTAATgtttaattcattattatcactTGAACTAAGCAAATTATGTATTCCCTTCAACATTTTTCCTTTAATTTtagattttttaaaatattcatgTTTTGATTCAGAAAcgttttcatcattttttattatttttttattttgtatcgTTTGTGTTACTAATTCTTTATCCTCTTTTTTATCAAGctctttttttactttttctaATTCCTTTTGAAGTTCGTGAATTACCTTTTTTGTTTCCTCATctacattatttaaatttggtAATGTATTACTTTCTCGATGGTTCTGTACATGTGAATCTATCATATTTCGAAGGCATGCCATTTCTTTGTCATTATTGCAGTCATTAAGTTGATTTGCAAGACTTAAAGTTGactcataaaaattattcaaatCGAATTGATTGTCTACATCTGCTAATCCCCTATTATTTCCAAATTTtgtgatatttttttcaaggTATATGTTTCTCtcatttacaaaatataatctctgcaaataaatgaaatatttattaataaatatataattaatttcaATTCCTTCTTTAATTACATGTATTATCAAACATGAATcaataatatgaaattaATGCAAAACaaatagataaaaaaacattaatgaaatattattaataataaaagaaatagtaTGTAACTTACATTTTGAGAATATTCAAaagaacaaataataattgaaaataaaacatattttaaaatgctGGCTCTCATTTTtaactttatttattaaataaatgaaataatatatgtaattttaaataatgatgatagtttatatttattctaaaaattgtaatatttattagttttttgttcaaaatatatgaatgaataaatatatccataaaaaactattgtattttttcatttattaatttttttcgttttctatagaattaattaatgtagctgttgtaataaatttcgctatattcattaaaagtgtttatttatataaatattatattatttcttttttcaaataaatattaattcttctctaaaaaataaacaaattttaatattttaattataaaaaaaatatttttttggaaattttgtatacaaatatgcttttaatataatttataatatattggtatatttatttatacggTTGTAagttgtatatttataaacttatatttttctattattgtttacatacgaacaaattaataagcatcaattaaataataaaatattagatacatatattttttttatatgaataaatacaaacatataatgaaaacataaaaatatcgtCGTTgttatttacatttaaatggtttttaatttaatatattttatttaccgcttttttgcaaatttttttttcaccgACTGgtatgtaataattttatttataaatatatctcAGAATATACAACAtcatgtttattatttctattaaaatggtataaaatattcatgctttcaaatttaatccaaacaaaataaaattccaATATCAAatcacaaaaaataatacatatataaccAAATTATTGAAAAGGATACAAATTCATTTATTCCAAAtcgaaaaaagaaatatatttaatggtattattttttttttcatcatattaatttaacaAATGTTAAGacactttttatatttaaataataaaatattttaacttttataaataattgaaaaCGGAATATTATAACCCTGTTATAATAGAGAATTCCATcatatagaaaatttattttatgttttattataaaatatgaaatggAGCCTTAACCTGGCTcccttttataaaaattaattatattaatagacaaatttactatttagcattctttaattttatacattttttaattcgatttaaaatataagttaattaaatttataattctaTGAAATCGCGctttcttttataaacaaaaaaaatcaacaaaaaaaataaattaataaatggtaCAGGATCGGCCTGCATaagtttgtatatatttaatgatgGAGATTTTTCCTTATAAACGGAATTTAtagattttttaattttttttttttgactatatgattttataattatttgtatttgtttttttccatcAGTCGAGTTTGTAACTGTCTTTGTCGTTTTATTTACACcaatcatatttataacctttttcatgtttttttttttcttcaatcCCTTTCTCCATCCAAATGACAAATACtaacataaaattatgaaaattatgtaattttttatgaggaaatattttaaaaattatatccttcataattttctttttatttaccttataaataattaatgaaataatggGTATTAAAATAACTGTAATAACAATTTCAGGTCGGTTATATcctttaaatatatctacGGAGTTTACTAATTGTCGTGTTTTGTCTTCCACATTTGTTCCAGGGTCGTCTGATCCAATTTCTATGCTAAGTGCTTTACTGCTAGAATCGACTGATGATTGAGTCTGTTTCTCAGGGGGTGAATCAGAAGGTTTTTCTGGTTTATTATCTGGCGAGACAACTTTTTGTATAGAAGGTGGCTCTTGTggttcttttttttcgtcaTCTGGTAAAGAATTGGTAGGTTCTGGTTTATCTTTACCTGGTGGGCCATTCTCTGATGATTCagatttttttactttatttGACTTTGCTTCTATTTTAAGATAATccattatattaatattttcagaATATCCTCTAAAAGTTTTATAAACCTGATTTAAAGTAGGCCATGTATActtgtataaatatgttcGAATATCATTAAGTGAATTAGTAACAGATTCTCTATAttctataatatttgttataactaaatttccatattttattaaaattgacCAATCAAAAACATCATGATTATCTTCTGTACTTTGAGATGTATCTATTTTATCTTGTTTAGTTTTGGATTCATTGGTTGAACCATCTTGAGTATCGGCATCAATTGGGGTACTATCTGTTAATTCGTTATCACTCTTTGTTGGAAGATCTTCATGCCCGGACGATTGATGACCTTGCTGATGTTGAGAACCAGGTGATTctatttgaatattttgGTCCGATACTTGAGGTGATTGTGGCTCTGATTCTGGTGATGATTGTAGTTTTGGTTCTTTTGTTTCTGGTTTGTGTGCTGATGGTATTTCGCGTTGTCCATCTTTTAGTTGGTTTGAATGTTGTAATGGTGATTTGTCCGCTTTTTTTGATGAgcctatttttttttgttttatggGGAATTTACATTGTTTAGTACTGAAGTCATATGATTTAAAACCACGCACCGCTTCCAACTCTTCTCCATTTTCTAGTGTAAGTTTTTTAAGTTtagtttttaaattattgttTGAACTATTTCTCATAAAAGCAGAACTAAAATCATCATATATaccttttaatttattcaatAAATCAAGATATGATTTGCATTCAGAAATGTTCATATAAAGGGTTTTATATTGAAAACTGCAATTGGCAGGATATTTAAGaactttattatttttggcACCGTTATTATAATCTGTAATcattttacatattatattaagtaatttataaaatccGCTCATATACCAAAGATTAGCTTCTTTCAAACCCTGATTCATATCTAAAAGAGACCAATAATCCAATCTTTGTTTATGGTTCTTTAAATACTCTTCATAAGCCTGCTTTAAAGTAAAATCATCCATACGGCCTCTTCCAATATTTTTgcctttttcttttttgtgTATCTTAAGCAATTTATCACTTATCCACatcaataaatattcatcatAATGATTATACTGACTTTGTCTTATTGATTTTTTGAATtccataattatatatgcggCCAAAGCATTAATACCATcttcatttgttttacaATCATCATTATTACAATATCCTTTGATGGTTATTTTTTCGTTAATTTTCTCCGTATCGACATTTTGATCATTAAAATAACTATCACCTTCGAGAAGTAACTTACACTAAGAAatagttataaaaatatacattaattcaaaatttatcaaataaaatataatattatttaaatataatttaaacataataaaattaaggatagatatgttttattttaaaataaggTTATTTACCATTCGTTTGTACTTGTTCATTGTAATggaattttgtttttaaactGTAGATTGGCAtcatattgtttttatataaaatgtatagaCTGGAACAAAATAGATTAAACAATGGATCGATTTCtctatataaaattgtcaAACATAAACGCACTATTAGCATTTTTctcaataataatattaatttaaaattaatatacaacaatataataaaataaaacatatattcaCTTTTACTACAATTTAGATAAGCATCCTTATTTTGTGATTTGTTcgaaacatttttatcatatgcGAAATATCGCTAttcttaataatatttgtaatagcttcattgtattattttgtgtaacattttaataagtttaaataaaacacatTTTCTAATTATTATACGTTCTTACATTAAAGAACTATGCATTTTCTTGATTTATAGTAAAAGCATAACCaattttatgttattataaatatataaagaattaaaaatgtgttattattgtaattgttaaaaatgtatttgtatctcattatttgaataccatgtattgatatatgttattattcaatttgaaatattacacttttttatataatttctaacaaatataaaacactATTTgtgtttaaatttaatattattctt
Encoded here:
- a CDS encoding fam-b protein, whose protein sequence is MRASILKYVLFSIIICSFEYSQNRLYFVNERNIYLEKNITKFGNNRGLADVDNQFDLNNFYESTLSLANQLNDCNNDKEMACLRNMIDSHVQNHRESNTLPNLNNVDEETKKVIHELQKELEKVKKELDKKEDKELVTQTIQNKKIIKNDENVSESKHEYFKKSKIKGKMLKGIHNLLSSSDNNELNINSEIKKIRKKIFVKIMLLFGFSLAFIITGGLLVPIIILISLTAYDIFKKMKKLSKLDI
- a CDS encoding PIR protein CIR protein, encoding MNKYKRMCKLLLEGDSYFNDQNVDTEKINEKITIKGYCNNDDCKTNEDGINALAAYIIMEFKKSIRQSQYNHYDEYLLMWISDKLLKIHKKEKGKNIGRGRMDDFTLKQAYEEYLKNHKQRLDYWSLLDMNQGLKEANLWYMSGFYKLLNIICKMITDYNNGAKNNKVLKYPANCSFQYKTLYMNISECKSYLDLLNKLKGIYDDFSSAFMRNSSNNNLKTKLKKLTLENGEELEAVRGFKSYDFSTKQCKFPIKQKKIGSSKKADKSPLQHSNQLKDGQREIPSAHKPETKEPKLQSSPESEPQSPQVSDQNIQIESPGSQHQQGHQSSGHEDLPTKSDNELTDSTPIDADTQDGSTNESKTKQDKIDTSQSTEDNHDVFDWSILIKYGNLVITNIIEYRESVTNSLNDIRTYLYKYTWPTLNQVYKTFRGYSENINIMDYLKIEAKSNKVKKSESSENGPPGKDKPEPTNSLPDDEKKEPQEPPSIQKVVSPDNKPEKPSDSPPEKQTQSSVDSSSKALSIEIGSDDPGTNVEDKTRQLVNSVDIFKGYNRPEIVITVILIPIISLIIYKYLSFGWRKGLKKKKNMKKVINMIGVNKTTKTVTNSTDGKKQIQIIIKSYSQKKKIKKSINSVYKEKSPSLNIYKLMQADPVPFINLFFLLIFFVYKRKRDFIEL